TATGGACGTGAATGCTTTCCTTGTCCATTTTGCTGTAGTCGTAGGCGGGTTTGCGCAGAACTGCTTTCGGCGCACAGGCCAGGGCGAGCGCAATCAGGCCCGGCAGGATGAGGCGGAGGCACGGTTTCATTTAGACTCCCGGTTAGATGGTCACATGATAAAGAATTTCGCGCAATCCTCCAAGCAAAAAGTGCGGCGGCCGGAAAACGGGTAGGCGCCAGCGGGGGTGCAAGTTACGTCGGCGGCCGGAAACCGGGCGGGCGCTGAAGGATGTGCGCAAACCGGGCGCGCCGGAACGGCGCGAATAATACCGGGCCGCGAATGGTTACATGCTGTAGAGCGCGACCCTTAAATACGGAGGTGGTATGGATTACACCCTGCTGCAGCAACATCTTTTCGAACTCATCCGCCGCACTTCGGCCTTTCTGCCGCGCGATGTCGAGGTTGTGCTGGCCGATGCGCGCGGCCTGGAGGAGCCCGAATCGCGGGCCCGACTGGCTCTGGAGATGGTCGCCCTTGACATCGGCCTCGCACGGCAGCGCTCGGCGCCGATCTGCCAGGATACCGGCACCCTCACCTTTTACCTGCGCGTGCCGGTTGGCGCCGACCAGATCGCCATCCGCCAGGCCATCGAGGCGGCGGTGGTTGATGCGACCCGCCATGGCTATCTGCGGCAGAATTCGGTCGACAGCCTCACCGGCCGGAACAGCGGCAACAACCTGGGGCCCGGCAGCCCGGTCTGCCATTTCGAGCAGGGGCCCGGAGAGAACCTGGATATCCGCCTCATCCTCAAAGGGGGCGGCTGCGAGAATACCAGTGCGCAGTTCATGCTCCCCGCCACCTTTGACGGCGTGCGCTATAACCGCGATTTGCAAGGGGTTCATGCCTGCATTCTCCAGGCGGTGCTGCAGGCGCAGGGCCACGGCTGCGGACCGGGGTTTCTCGGGGTTTGCATCGGCGGCGATCGCGCCACAGGGTATGCCTATGCGAAAGAGCAGCTGCTGCGGCCGGTTGATGATGTTAACCCCGTGCCCGCGCTGGCGGACCTGGAGGCGCGCGTAGTGGCGGACGCCAACCGCCTCGGGATCGGCCCCATGGGCTTTGGCGGCCGCCTGACCCTCGGCGGCTGCAAGATCGGCAGCCGCAATCGCCTGCCTGCCTCCTTCTTTGTCAGCGTCGCCTATATGTGCTGGGCCTATCGCCGCCGCGGTCTGTTGCTGGATGCGCAGGGCACGTTGGTCGATTGGCTTTATCATGAAGCGGGCGAATTCGCCGCCGAACCCGCTGCGCCTGCGGAGATGGTCTTCGATCCGGCGCGGGTGCGGCGGCTGCAGGCGCCGCTGGATGAAGCGACGGTGCGTTCCCTAGCGGTCGGGGAGATCGTCCTGCTCAGCGGCACCCTGTTCACCGGTCGCGATGCCGTGCACAAGTATTTGCATGAAGGCGGCGAGCTCGAAATCTTGCGCGGCGGCATCATCTACCATTGCGGTCCGGTGGTGATCGAGGCCGGCGGGCGGCGCCAGGTAGTGGCCGCAGGGCCGACCAGCTCG
This window of the bacterium genome carries:
- a CDS encoding FumA C-terminus/TtdB family hydratase beta subunit; this encodes MDYTLLQQHLFELIRRTSAFLPRDVEVVLADARGLEEPESRARLALEMVALDIGLARQRSAPICQDTGTLTFYLRVPVGADQIAIRQAIEAAVVDATRHGYLRQNSVDSLTGRNSGNNLGPGSPVCHFEQGPGENLDIRLILKGGGCENTSAQFMLPATFDGVRYNRDLQGVHACILQAVLQAQGHGCGPGFLGVCIGGDRATGYAYAKEQLLRPVDDVNPVPALADLEARVVADANRLGIGPMGFGGRLTLGGCKIGSRNRLPASFFVSVAYMCWAYRRRGLLLDAQGTLVDWLYHEAGEFAAEPAAPAEMVFDPARVRRLQAPLDEATVRSLAVGEIVLLSGTLFTGRDAVHKYLHEGGELEILRGGIIYHCGPVVIEAGGRRQVVAAGPTSSIREEPYAAEIIAKYGLKAIIGKGGMGERTRQALAAHGAVYLHAIGGAAQIYARCVEEVVSVHLEELGSPEAVWELRVRDFPAVVTIDAHGRSLHQEVLAASGERLQALMTQ